A region of the Roseiflexus sp. RS-1 genome:
CCAGGGCAACCACGGCGCCGGGAGTCCAGCGAACCGCAACGCCGACGGCGATGATGGACGCGACGATGAGACCGAAAAAGAAAGCGAAGAGGTACACCGGGTGGTTTTCGAGCAGGTAGCGCATCACCCGCGCCATCGAAATCACCGCCGCACCGATTCCAAATCCCAGCGGGATGAGAAATCCCCAGGGGATGCTGGTCAACGCTGCACGCCAGCGCCCCTGACCGAGCAGACGGAGCACCTGCACATTGAACGACTTGATTGCCGACAGGAGATGCTCATAGATGCCCAGAATGAAAGCCATTGTTCCGCCCGACACACCGGGAATCAGATCGGCGATCCCCATTGCTATTCCGGTAAGAAAGAGGCGTATCGCCGAAAACGAACGGGTTGCGGTGTCTGGTATGTGCATGATCCAGGCTCCGTATACAGGCAATGACGATGCGTATCCCCAGGAAGAGACACTGCGGCGAGTATACCCCACGCATATCACGGCGTCAATGAAAGAGCACGGGTCATAACATAACATCATCGTCAGGTTGGGGTACAGGTGTGCACCGTCGAGCCGTGGGGTTGATGAAGATTGAAGATGATAGCAGTTCTCAGATATGTTGAACCCCTGTCGGTCTGCCGCATTGCGCGAGGCGCCCGCTTGCGGCGACAGGTGCAGCCCCGTCCAACTGGTCTTGTGAGCGCTGTGCTCCTTCTCTCTGCGCCCTAGTATAATCTAACGGGACACGGTATACCGTTCTGCGCCAGGTTCACGAGATCGCCGCGGAGTGTTGGGTAGCCGTGTCCTTCAACGCGACCAAGCCGAACAGTTATCTGGGCCCTCAAACCCGCATATGCTAGCAAGGCTGGCGCCGTTTTCCTCAGGAGGTTCTGTGTATGGCTTCCCGTGAGTCGCTCTTTATCGGCATTGATGTCTCCAAACAGACGCTGGATGTGGCGTTTGGCGCCGACCCGCACGCGCCACGCGAGACGATACCGTCTACCGACGAAGGTGTCCAGCTCCTGGTCACGCGACTCCAGCGCCTGCAGCCGACCCTGATTGTGCTGGAGGCGACCGGCGGGCTGGAGCGCATGGTGTTCGCCCAACTGCTCCAGGCTGGCTTGCCGACGGCGCGGGTGCAGCCACGCCGCGTGCGCGCCCTGGCGCACGCGGAAGGACGCCAGGCGAAGACCGACCGCCTGGATGCCCGGTTGCTCGCCCGCTTTGCCGAACGGGTGCGCCCGCCGCACCACCAAGCGACGGACGAGCAGCGCGCATCCTTGCGCGACCTGCTGGTCCGGCGGGAGCAGGTGATTCAGATGCGGACGGCTGAGATCAATCGGTTGACGGCTGCCGCGCCGAACCTCCGCCCGGGCATCCAGCAGCATATTGATTGGCTGGATCAGGAGATCCGTGCGCTTGAGCAGGAACGCGACAACGAGGCGGAGCGCACCGACGAGGTGCGCCGGAAACGGGAGCTGCGCGAAAGCGTGCCCGGCATCGGCGCGATCACCGCACTGAACCTGCTGCTCCGCCTGCCCGAACTGGGGACCATCAATCGCAAGGAAGCGGCGGCCGTTGTGGGCGTTGCGCCGTATGCCAATCAGAGCGGCGCACAGCACAAACCCCGGCATAGCTCCGGCGGCAGGAGGGATGTGCGCAGCGTGTTGTACATGGCGACCCTGGCGGCCACGCGGCGCCGTCTGGTCAGGCGCGCCTTCGATCAGCGCCTGTGTCAAGCTGGCAAGCCGCGCAAGGTCGCCATCGTCGCTGCGATGCGCAAGCTGCTGACTATTCTCGGCGCAATATTGCGTCAGCAAAAGCCCTGGGATCCGGCTGTGCATACGAGCGCCCCTTGACAAGCAACACAGTTACTCGGCGGCTCTGCGGTACGTTTATTTTTCTCACCGTCGGGGCGCAGAGTGCGCAGAAAGGATTTTTACTCCGTGCCCCCGGCGTCTCTGCGGTGCGTTTCTTTGTTCACCGCCGACTGCGTCCTCAGCGTCTCAGCGGTGCGTTTTCGCTACCGCCAGCATACTTCAAACCACGCTCGCAAATGTGTCAGAACATTGACAGTTTCATGCCAGTTCTGTTACGGAACGATCACGACCGCACCGCCTGAAGGAAGCAGTGCGCTCCATCTCCCGTTTCAGGCATCAGGACGCCCAAACTCCCCCTTCTCCCCGTGTGGGAGAAGGGGGCAGGGGGATGAGGGGCAAAGGAAGGAGATTGGGGGGATGAGGAGCAAAAGCGCACGGAGCTTATGCGACAACGCCTGACATCTTCTCAGCCATGCCATTACACAAACCGCTCAAATACCCGATTGCCGATCATCCGTCCGCGGCTGGTCAGGCGCACGCCGCGTTCGTCGCGCTCGATCAACCCCAGTTCCGCCAGTTCCGCCAGTTCCGCCCCAAACACGGCATCCATCTCCACCCCGCAGCGATCACGAAAATGGGTCGCGCTCACCCCAACATTCAACCGCAACCCCATGAACATCGTCTCTGCCGCCAGATCGCGCGGTGTCAACGCCGTGATCTCCGCCACCGGCGACTCACCGGCGGACACGCGCGCAATATAGTCGTCGATCCCCATCACGTTGACATACCGCTGCGGGTAGCGATGCCCGTGAGCGCCAGCGCCAGCTGCCAGATAATCGGCGTTGAGCCAGTATGCCAGATTATGGTGACAGGCGTGCGTCGGCACAGGCGACGACGGATCATCGGTGCGCGCCCAGTTGCTGATCTCGTACTGCACATATCCGGCAGCGGCAAAATGCTCAAGCGCGCATTCGTACATCACCGCCGTGACATCATCGTCAGGAACCGTGACCCGCCCACTGATCACCTGCGCGTAGAGTGGCGTGCGCTCCTCCAGAATCAGCGCATAGAGAGCGAAATGATCGGCTCCCCAGGTCACGATCTCGCGCAGCGTCTCCTCCCACTGCTCCACCGTCTGCCCCGGCAATCCGAAGATGAAATCCAGATTAATACTCTCGAACCCGGCAGCGCGCGCATCGTTGAACGAGGCATACGCCTCAGCCGCAGTATGGATGCGTCCCAGCACACGCAACGTCGGATCGTGGAGACTTTGAACCCCCAGGCTGATCCGGTTCACCCCCAGATCCCGCAGGGCGCGCAGATAATCGCGCGCCAGCACCGTTCCCGGATTGCATTCGACCGTCACCTCGGCGCTGTCCAGCGGCACAATCGCGTCGGCAGCGGACAGTATGCGCGCCATCAATGCGTCCGGCAGCATACTGGGTGTGCCGCCGCCGAGGAAGATCGTCGGACGCAGCATCGCGCGGGTCAGATCGGCAGTCATCGGAAGCGGCGGAGCGACGGCGCGGCTCAGCGGCGCGTGTGAGCGCAGTTCGGCGCAGAGCGCTGTCACATACGCCTCCATGCGGTCTTCCATATTCGCATACGTGTTAAAATCACAGTACGCACAGCGGCGATGACAGAACGGAATATGGATGTACAGGTGGCGCACGTCTGCGCCGGGTTGATTATTGCTCATCACGATAGTATCACTCGATCATCGTCACGTTATATTCTCATTGTAGCATCACCCTATGATCTGGCACGGAGACGGGGCGCGCGTGTACGACACAGATTCATTGGTCAGGGGTACGATCCAGTATCGCACCGGGCACATCACTCGCTCGAACCGACTCGCTCTGGTAACGATCTTCAGGTAGACTGGAGCGAGTGATTGATCAGCATAGTATCTGGAAAGCGATCTCTGTCTTGTTCTCCGCCCACTCCGAATCCTTGCGCGTTACAACGCTCAAGATTATTGCTATCGCGCTGGTCATCCTGCTGGCGTTGCAGATCACCGTTTCCGAGTTCATCATCGGGCGCAGTTTCTACGAACTCGAAGAACGCAGCACCCGCAGCGCCATGCAGCAAACGCTCAAAACGCTCCAGAACGAGATCAATGTGCTGTACGGCAATGCGAAAGACTATGCTGTCTGGGATCCCACCTACGAGTTCATCGAACAACGTGATGTTGCCGGGTATGTTGATGTTCACATGACGACGGAAGCGTTGCTCGCCATTCGCGTATCGTATGTTGCGTTCGCCACTCCTGCCGGCGAGATCATCTATACCCGTCGCTTCGATCTGCGCGACGGTCGTGATCTGCCGACGCCAGCGGAATTTGCTTCGTTTGACGGCGACAATGCGGTGTTTTTGCGCACCGCAGCGCAGACCGAAGGCATCAGCGGCGTGGTCGTGGCGGATGGGCAACCAATGCTCATTGCAGCCCATCCAATCCTGCGCAGCACGGGTGCGAGCGAACCGCGCGGCGTGCTGATCCTGGGACGCGACTTCAACGACGATGAACTGGATCATCTCAGCGATCTCACCGGTTTCCCGGTCTCGTTCACGCTGACCGCGAACGCCGCAGTTGCGCCAGATTTCGATCTGGCATACCGGTTGATGACTCCTGACACGCCGATCATTGTGCGCCCGATGTCATTCTCCGACGACCGGGTGTACGCATACGCACAGATCAACGATCTGCGCGGCGGCGAGGGTATCATCCTCCGCATCAACGCCCCGCGCGATATTGTTCAGTATGGGCAGTCTTCATCACGCCTGTACATGCTGATCATGCTGCTGGTCATTGGCGCATTCGCCGCCGTCATGATCCTGCTCCTGGAACGCAACGTCCTGTCGCGCATCATCGCCCTCAGTCTCCAGGCAGGGCGGATCGGGCGCACTGGCGACGTGCAGGCGCGCCTGGCGGTGATCGGTAACGATGAGGTGGCGCAGCTCGGCAGAGCGATCAACGCCATGCTCGACGACATTGCACAGGCTGCCCGACGCCTGGCGGAAAGTGAAGCGCGCTACCGGCAACTGGTCGAAATATCCCCTGAAGCGATCATCGTCCACGACGGCAAACGGATCATCTACACCAACCAGGCAGGTGCGCGCCTGGTTGGTCACACCGACCCATCGCAGTTGATCGGCGCTGACGCCACACCCTTTTTGCCACCCGCACTGCACCTGGAAACAGCAGAGGGAGTCATGCGGTATGAGCGCGATCTTACCATCGCTGACGGAACAGGCATATCCCTTGAACTTGTCGCAGCCCCGTTCCTGGCTGAAGGTAAACCCGCGTGGCAGATCGTTGCGCACAACATCACGGTGCGGAAGCAAACTGAGGAGGCGCTGCGACAGGCAAAAGAATGGGCGGAAGAGGCAAACCGCACAAAAAGTCGCTTCCTGGCGAATATGAGCCACGAACTCCGCACACCACTGACGACGATTATCGGGTATGCCGACCTGATTACGATCTCTGTGCACAGCGGGGAATTCGATCAGGTTGCCAGCGATATTGCGCGGGTACGAGATGCAGGAAAACACCTGCTGGCGATTATCAACGATCTGCTCGATCTGTCGAAAATCGAAGCCGGACGGATGGAAATCCACAGCGAGCGATTTTCGGTGCGTGCGCTTGCAGAAGAAGTGATTGCCAGCATGCGCGTATTTGCGCAGAAACGGAACAATGATCTCACCTTGAATATCGACCCGACCGTCGAGATGATGCACTCCGATGACGTGCGCGTGCGGCAGATCCTGTACAACCTGGTGCACAATGCGTGTAAATTTACTGAAGATGGCGCCGTGACTCTCGATATCGCCCGCACGGTGAGTGACCATGATCACGCCGCACTCCTCGTGTTTACTATCAGCGATACCGGCATCGGGATGACCGCCGATCAGATCGCCGGTCTGTTCCGTGAGTTTACCCAGGCAGACTCATCAACAACGCGCAAATACGGCGGAACTGGACTGGGGCTTGCGCTGTGTCGGCGCCTGACTCATCTGCTTGGCGGTAAGATCACGGTCACCAGTCAGCCGGGCGTTGGAACGACATTTGTGGTCACACTTCCCGAACATCTGGCGTCTGCAACTGCATCCGAGCCAGCGCCGGTCGATGCAGCGCCTGCATCAGACACGCCGCCTGCTCCTGAATACAGTGAGGACACCAGGCGTCTGGTGCTGTTGATCGACGATGATCCTGCTGTGCGCGATCTGCTGCCGCGCATGCTGGAACGCCCCGATCTCCATATCGAGACTGCTGCGGACGGAACGAGCGGGCTGGAACTGGCGCGCCTGCTCATGCCCGACCTGATTATTCTGGACATCCTGATGCCGGAGATGGACGGGTGGACCGTGCTCCGTGAGTTGAAGGCGTCGAACGAAACCGCTGCCATCCCTGTTATACTACTTACGATAGCAGACGACAGAGAACACGGGATGCTTCTGGGAGCTGCCGAAATGATCCATAAACCGGCAGACCTTGATCGGCTTGATCAGCGCATTCGTGCATTAACCCGGGGGCGATCGGCACAGGTGGAAGCCGGTAACCAGCAGATTTTGATCGTTGAGGATGATGAGACAGTGCGCCAGTATCTCCGCCGCACTCTGGAGCGCGAATGTGAAGACTGGATTATCATGGAAGTCGCCGACGGTCAGACGGCGCTTGAACGTTGCACAACCGCCATGCCGGACGTTATTGTGCTCGACCTTATGATCCCCGGTATCGATGGCTTACAGTTCATCGAAGCATTGCGCGCGCTTCCCAATGGATGTTCGACGCCAATTATCGTTGTCACTGCCCAGGATCTGACCGCTGATGAACGCGAGCGTCTCTGTCACTCAGTCACCCGCATTCTCTACAAGGGTTCCTTTCACTGCCACGAATTCGCGCGCGAGGTGCGCGCAGCCATTGCCACGTATGCACAGTTATACCCCCTGGAGGTTTGAGCACATGCCACGTATTCTGATTGTTGAAGATGATACCGCCATTCGTGACATGCTGGCGCGCCGGTTAAGCATGGCTGGATACGAAACCGTGTTCGCTGAAGATGGCGTCCGCGCACTGCTGGCATCGGTTCAGGCTGCACCCGATCTGATCCTCATGGATATGGGATTGCCGATCCTGAATGGATGGCAGGCGACCGAACGGATCAAAAAGCGTCCTGAAACGCGCCATATTCCGATCATTGCCCTTACCGCATATGCACTGAACGAAGATCGGTATCGGGCGATGAACATCGGTTGCGACGACTTCGAAGCCAAGCCGATCGATTTTGACCGGTTGCTCCAAAAGATTGCGCGACTCCTGACAGGGACGTATGAACAGCGCGAAGCCGCTTCCTGAAAACGTCTTTCGTGCTGACCCCAGCGACACAATGATTGCGATGCACAGACAACCCGGACATTCATGCCACCACACATTCTGGTTATTACCGACGATGATGACAATCGGGCGCTGCTCATTCGCCTCTTGCAGAGCCAGGGGCAACAGGTGGCGGTTGCCGTCGACGGGCAAGAAGCACTGGAACTCCTTTCCCGTCAGGTGTTCGATCTGATCCTGCTCGACCTTGACGCCGCCGATCCAGATATGCGCGAGGTCGAGACGCTGCGACAACTCTG
Encoded here:
- a CDS encoding IS110-like element ISRfsp2 family transposase, with translation MASRESLFIGIDVSKQTLDVAFGADPHAPRETIPSTDEGVQLLVTRLQRLQPTLIVLEATGGLERMVFAQLLQAGLPTARVQPRRVRALAHAEGRQAKTDRLDARLLARFAERVRPPHHQATDEQRASLRDLLVRREQVIQMRTAEINRLTAAAPNLRPGIQQHIDWLDQEIRALEQERDNEAERTDEVRRKRELRESVPGIGAITALNLLLRLPELGTINRKEAAAVVGVAPYANQSGAQHKPRHSSGGRRDVRSVLYMATLAATRRRLVRRAFDQRLCQAGKPRKVAIVAAMRKLLTILGAILRQQKPWDPAVHTSAP
- a CDS encoding response regulator; its protein translation is MPRILIVEDDTAIRDMLARRLSMAGYETVFAEDGVRALLASVQAAPDLILMDMGLPILNGWQATERIKKRPETRHIPIIALTAYALNEDRYRAMNIGCDDFEAKPIDFDRLLQKIARLLTGTYEQREAAS
- a CDS encoding response regulator is translated as MIDQHSIWKAISVLFSAHSESLRVTTLKIIAIALVILLALQITVSEFIIGRSFYELEERSTRSAMQQTLKTLQNEINVLYGNAKDYAVWDPTYEFIEQRDVAGYVDVHMTTEALLAIRVSYVAFATPAGEIIYTRRFDLRDGRDLPTPAEFASFDGDNAVFLRTAAQTEGISGVVVADGQPMLIAAHPILRSTGASEPRGVLILGRDFNDDELDHLSDLTGFPVSFTLTANAAVAPDFDLAYRLMTPDTPIIVRPMSFSDDRVYAYAQINDLRGGEGIILRINAPRDIVQYGQSSSRLYMLIMLLVIGAFAAVMILLLERNVLSRIIALSLQAGRIGRTGDVQARLAVIGNDEVAQLGRAINAMLDDIAQAARRLAESEARYRQLVEISPEAIIVHDGKRIIYTNQAGARLVGHTDPSQLIGADATPFLPPALHLETAEGVMRYERDLTIADGTGISLELVAAPFLAEGKPAWQIVAHNITVRKQTEEALRQAKEWAEEANRTKSRFLANMSHELRTPLTTIIGYADLITISVHSGEFDQVASDIARVRDAGKHLLAIINDLLDLSKIEAGRMEIHSERFSVRALAEEVIASMRVFAQKRNNDLTLNIDPTVEMMHSDDVRVRQILYNLVHNACKFTEDGAVTLDIARTVSDHDHAALLVFTISDTGIGMTADQIAGLFREFTQADSSTTRKYGGTGLGLALCRRLTHLLGGKITVTSQPGVGTTFVVTLPEHLASATASEPAPVDAAPASDTPPAPEYSEDTRRLVLLIDDDPAVRDLLPRMLERPDLHIETAADGTSGLELARLLMPDLIILDILMPEMDGWTVLRELKASNETAAIPVILLTIADDREHGMLLGAAEMIHKPADLDRLDQRIRALTRGRSAQVEAGNQQILIVEDDETVRQYLRRTLERECEDWIIMEVADGQTALERCTTAMPDVIVLDLMIPGIDGLQFIEALRALPNGCSTPIIVVTAQDLTADERERLCHSVTRILYKGSFHCHEFAREVRAAIATYAQLYPLEV
- the hemW gene encoding radical SAM family heme chaperone HemW — protein: MSNNQPGADVRHLYIHIPFCHRRCAYCDFNTYANMEDRMEAYVTALCAELRSHAPLSRAVAPPLPMTADLTRAMLRPTIFLGGGTPSMLPDALMARILSAADAIVPLDSAEVTVECNPGTVLARDYLRALRDLGVNRISLGVQSLHDPTLRVLGRIHTAAEAYASFNDARAAGFESINLDFIFGLPGQTVEQWEETLREIVTWGADHFALYALILEERTPLYAQVISGRVTVPDDDVTAVMYECALEHFAAAGYVQYEISNWARTDDPSSPVPTHACHHNLAYWLNADYLAAGAGAHGHRYPQRYVNVMGIDDYIARVSAGESPVAEITALTPRDLAAETMFMGLRLNVGVSATHFRDRCGVEMDAVFGAELAELAELGLIERDERGVRLTSRGRMIGNRVFERFV